Proteins encoded together in one Lysinibacillus sp. FSL K6-0232 window:
- a CDS encoding ABC transporter ATP-binding protein, translating to MKEIFSYVKPYKWTAIFALCLMLVELFVELVQPLIMAKIIDEGVRAQNQGMIVQWGAALLALSLLAFMAGIINSYFSSHTAQSFSYDLRNAMFDKIQSFTLATYQKFSTASLITRLTNDVTQVQTVLFMSLRIMLRAPLAVIGSIIMAFVVNAKLALFLVIGAPIIFIFLVFMVAKGVSYFGRVQKRVDRLNRVLQENLQAIRLVKAYLRGTYEAARFDKVAARLKIDTVKALRTMEYIMPVLLFIMNISLLAVLWFGTKQIAAGTTPLGDIVAIVNYAMRMTGSFSMFAFIIIFYARAKASAERMAEVLSMENAVEDTALSQEAAHPTNYGELAFEHVSFTYPEGDKPVLSNINFRVKSGEKLAIMGATGAGKSTLLQLIPRFYEVTEGRILVEGQDVRQWDLQELREIIGYVPQQSLLFTGSIADNVRWGDTQANMDAVLQATMQAQIHAAVEDFPHGYDTKVGQKGVNLSGGQKQRLSIARALLRKGHILMLDDSTSALDVKTEQALWEALSEERATMLVVTQKIRTAKGADRILLIDAGKVVAYGTHEELLQTSTLYKKIAISQQEVEE from the coding sequence GTGAAAGAAATTTTTTCCTATGTAAAGCCATATAAATGGACAGCTATTTTTGCGCTATGTTTAATGCTTGTGGAATTATTTGTAGAGCTTGTACAGCCACTTATTATGGCAAAAATCATTGATGAAGGCGTACGGGCTCAAAATCAGGGCATGATTGTACAATGGGGGGCTGCTTTACTTGCCTTATCATTACTTGCTTTTATGGCAGGGATTATTAATTCATATTTTTCATCCCATACAGCTCAAAGCTTTTCCTATGATTTACGAAATGCCATGTTTGATAAGATTCAATCCTTTACATTAGCAACCTATCAAAAGTTTTCAACGGCATCTTTAATTACAAGGCTAACAAATGATGTAACCCAAGTGCAAACTGTGCTATTTATGAGCTTACGTATTATGCTGCGTGCGCCACTTGCAGTTATCGGCAGCATTATAATGGCCTTTGTTGTAAATGCAAAATTAGCCTTATTTTTAGTGATAGGCGCACCAATTATATTTATTTTTCTTGTTTTTATGGTAGCAAAGGGTGTGTCTTACTTTGGGCGTGTGCAGAAGAGGGTGGATCGATTAAATAGAGTGCTTCAGGAGAATTTACAGGCGATACGCTTAGTAAAAGCCTATTTACGAGGAACCTATGAAGCTGCCCGCTTTGATAAAGTTGCTGCCCGCTTAAAAATTGATACTGTTAAAGCTTTACGAACAATGGAATATATTATGCCTGTGCTTTTATTTATTATGAATATTAGCCTATTAGCCGTATTGTGGTTTGGCACAAAGCAAATTGCTGCAGGTACTACACCACTTGGCGATATTGTCGCTATCGTTAACTATGCAATGCGCATGACAGGTTCGTTTTCTATGTTTGCGTTTATTATTATCTTTTACGCTCGTGCAAAAGCTTCTGCAGAACGTATGGCAGAGGTGCTTTCAATGGAAAATGCAGTGGAGGATACAGCATTGTCGCAGGAGGCAGCTCATCCTACAAATTATGGAGAGCTAGCATTTGAACATGTTAGTTTTACATATCCAGAAGGAGATAAGCCTGTTCTGTCTAACATAAATTTTCGGGTGAAGTCAGGTGAAAAGCTGGCGATTATGGGTGCAACAGGTGCTGGTAAATCAACACTACTACAGCTTATTCCTCGTTTTTATGAGGTGACAGAGGGAAGAATATTGGTGGAGGGGCAAGATGTGAGGCAATGGGATTTACAAGAATTGCGAGAAATTATTGGCTATGTGCCTCAGCAATCATTATTGTTTACAGGTAGCATTGCAGATAATGTACGTTGGGGAGATACGCAGGCAAATATGGATGCGGTCCTTCAGGCAACAATGCAGGCACAAATACATGCTGCTGTTGAAGATTTTCCGCATGGCTATGACACTAAGGTTGGACAAAAGGGTGTTAATTTATCAGGTGGGCAAAAGCAAAGATTATCCATTGCTAGAGCGCTGCTAAGAAAAGGGCATATTTTAATGCTTGATGATAGCACAAGTGCGTTAGATGTGAAAACGGAGCAGGCATTATGGGAGGCATTGAGTGAGGAAAGGGCAACGATGCTTGTTGTTACGCAAAAAATTCGCACAGCGAAAGGTGCAGACCGCATTTTATTAATTGACGCTGGTAAAGTAGTCGCGTATGGCACACATGAAGAGCTTTTACAAACGTCAACACTCTATAAAAAAATTGCAATCTCTCAACAGGAGGTGGAGGAATAA